A single window of Streptomyces aquilus DNA harbors:
- a CDS encoding ABC transporter permease yields MTSPIDIEGGGTSVVVDGDQQPKSKPEEAKQLEGRSPGQLMWIRFKRDRTGVISAYVVIFFFVVGLAAPLIAKLYGKDPYTVFADERPELFDSAGVPLQPNGGISGEFWFGLEPGNGYDVFTKLLYGIRNSLMISLAVTVATVLTGIVLGVAAGYLGGKPDQLISRVIDFLLAFPAQLFFIASMPVVVSLFVSPRDETPVYVRVVALIAVQWVLGWMSLARILRGTTLALREREFIEAAKVSGASPVRIIRKEILPNVVTPILVQSTYMLPNFVTAEAGLSFLGVGIVEPTPDWGQMFSKASTELVMQNDITYMFFPGISMIIFIVAFNLLGDSVRDAFDPKTAR; encoded by the coding sequence GTGACCAGTCCTATCGACATCGAAGGCGGCGGGACCTCGGTCGTCGTCGACGGCGACCAGCAGCCGAAGAGCAAGCCCGAGGAGGCCAAGCAGCTCGAAGGCCGCTCTCCCGGGCAGTTGATGTGGATCCGCTTCAAGCGCGACCGCACCGGAGTGATCTCGGCCTACGTCGTGATCTTCTTCTTCGTGGTCGGCCTCGCGGCCCCCCTGATCGCGAAGCTCTACGGCAAAGACCCGTACACGGTGTTCGCCGACGAACGCCCCGAGCTCTTCGACAGCGCGGGCGTGCCCCTCCAGCCCAACGGCGGTATCAGCGGCGAGTTCTGGTTCGGCCTGGAGCCCGGCAACGGCTACGACGTCTTCACCAAGCTGCTCTACGGCATCCGCAACTCCCTGATGATCTCGCTCGCGGTCACCGTCGCGACCGTGCTGACGGGCATCGTCCTGGGTGTCGCGGCCGGCTATCTCGGCGGCAAGCCCGACCAGTTGATCAGCCGGGTCATCGACTTCCTCCTCGCCTTCCCGGCCCAGCTGTTCTTCATCGCGAGCATGCCGGTCGTGGTCTCGCTGTTCGTCAGCCCGCGCGACGAGACGCCGGTGTACGTCCGGGTCGTCGCCCTCATCGCCGTGCAGTGGGTGCTGGGCTGGATGAGCCTCGCCCGCATCCTGCGCGGCACCACACTCGCCCTGCGAGAACGGGAGTTCATCGAGGCCGCCAAGGTCAGCGGGGCGTCCCCGGTGCGGATCATCCGCAAAGAGATCCTGCCGAACGTGGTCACCCCGATCCTGGTGCAGTCGACGTACATGCTGCCCAACTTCGTGACCGCGGAGGCCGGTCTGAGCTTCCTCGGGGTCGGGATCGTCGAACCGACGCCGGACTGGGGGCAGATGTTCTCCAAGGCGTCTACCGAACTCGTGATGCAGAACGACATCACCTACATGTTCTTCCCGGGCATCTCGATGATCATCTTCATCGTGGCGTTCAACCTGCTCGGGGACTCGGTCAGGGACGCCTTCGATCCCAAGACGGCGCGCTGA
- a CDS encoding ABC transporter substrate-binding protein, translating into MGKGGRHAYAALSLLAAGALVLTGCSEGGSKGSDNDKQDKENAQRQQAGISFGDAKDSTGPAAELPGAKSGGTVTVLQRDSFAHLDPGQIYVSDEMALSQLIHRGLTAYKATSDDGKKHEVVGDLATDSGTTTDGGKTWKYTLKDGIKWADGSAITAKDVRQTFERLFAPFISNGPTYIQQWLANTPGTEYRKLLPDGPYKGKHLPDTVLETPDDKTIVFKFKSAKPDLPYALAMAGYSIVSAEKDTKVKYDKSPMTSGPYKISEFKSGKTMTLVKNTNWDPKTDAVRHQYVDQFNIEFNKQFEDSTKAILDDTGANATAISFSNQVDAGNLTKVLGDASLKNRTVSGYQPYVGQMNINLSQPEMQDKTVREAIAYALPITPFVRAFGGTDAMEVAGGLISPTVSGYDPKFDPFGKKAKPAGDPAKAKQLLEKAGKTGLKLTFGYINTPEGQQYSTAMAAGLEKAGFDVQRQEIPAETYYDQVSKVKNNYDIFHTAWGADWPSASTVIPPLYDGRQIQDGSSNYSHINDPKVNADIDKANTITDPIKAAEAWNKINEYIVKDVVSNIPTAYYKQTQIAGSKIGGLAYDDVIGGVDPRRLFVK; encoded by the coding sequence ATGGGTAAGGGTGGACGCCACGCGTACGCCGCGCTCTCACTGCTGGCGGCGGGGGCTCTCGTGCTCACCGGCTGCAGCGAGGGTGGCAGCAAAGGCAGCGACAACGACAAGCAGGACAAGGAGAACGCGCAGCGTCAGCAGGCCGGCATCTCCTTCGGCGACGCCAAGGACTCCACGGGTCCAGCCGCCGAGCTCCCCGGCGCCAAGTCCGGCGGCACCGTCACGGTGCTCCAGCGGGACAGCTTCGCGCACCTCGACCCGGGCCAGATCTACGTCTCCGACGAGATGGCGCTCTCGCAGCTGATCCACCGCGGACTGACCGCGTACAAGGCCACCAGCGACGACGGCAAGAAGCACGAGGTCGTCGGCGACCTGGCCACCGACAGCGGTACCACCACCGACGGCGGCAAGACCTGGAAGTACACGCTGAAGGACGGGATCAAGTGGGCCGACGGCTCCGCGATCACCGCCAAGGACGTCCGGCAGACCTTCGAGCGGCTCTTCGCGCCGTTCATCTCCAACGGCCCGACGTACATCCAGCAGTGGCTCGCCAACACCCCGGGCACCGAGTACCGCAAGCTCCTCCCGGACGGCCCCTACAAGGGCAAGCACCTCCCGGACACCGTCCTGGAGACGCCCGATGACAAAACCATCGTCTTCAAGTTCAAGTCGGCCAAGCCCGACCTGCCGTACGCGCTCGCCATGGCGGGCTACTCCATCGTGTCCGCCGAGAAGGACACCAAGGTCAAGTACGACAAGTCCCCGATGACCTCCGGTCCTTACAAGATCTCGGAGTTCAAGTCCGGCAAGACGATGACGCTGGTCAAGAACACCAACTGGGACCCGAAGACCGACGCGGTCCGGCACCAGTACGTCGACCAGTTCAACATCGAGTTCAACAAGCAGTTCGAGGACTCGACCAAGGCCATCCTCGACGACACCGGCGCCAACGCGACGGCGATCAGCTTCAGCAACCAGGTCGACGCGGGCAACCTGACCAAGGTCCTCGGCGACGCCTCGCTGAAGAACCGCACGGTCTCCGGCTACCAGCCGTACGTGGGCCAGATGAACATCAACCTGTCCCAGCCGGAGATGCAGGACAAGACGGTCCGCGAGGCCATCGCCTACGCCCTGCCGATCACGCCGTTCGTCCGTGCCTTCGGCGGCACCGACGCGATGGAGGTCGCCGGCGGTCTGATCAGCCCGACCGTCTCCGGCTACGACCCCAAGTTCGACCCGTTCGGCAAGAAGGCCAAGCCCGCCGGTGACCCGGCCAAGGCCAAGCAGCTGCTGGAGAAGGCCGGCAAGACCGGTCTGAAGCTCACCTTCGGCTACATCAACACCCCCGAGGGCCAGCAGTACTCCACCGCCATGGCGGCGGGCCTGGAGAAGGCCGGCTTCGACGTGCAGCGCCAGGAGATCCCGGCCGAGACCTACTACGACCAGGTCAGCAAGGTCAAGAACAACTACGACATCTTCCACACCGCGTGGGGTGCCGACTGGCCGAGCGCCTCGACCGTCATCCCGCCGCTGTACGACGGCCGCCAGATCCAGGACGGCTCCTCGAACTACTCGCACATCAACGACCCGAAGGTGAACGCCGACATCGACAAGGCGAACACCATCACCGACCCGATCAAGGCCGCCGAGGCCTGGAACAAGATCAACGAGTACATCGTGAAGGATGTCGTCTCCAACATCCCGACGGCGTACTACAAGCAGACCCAGATCGCCGGATCCAAGATCGGTGGCCTCGCGTACGACGACGTCATCGGCGGCGTCGACCCGCGCAGGCTCTTCGTGAAGTAA
- a CDS encoding ABC transporter permease, with product MLRFLLRRILGSFVILVLLTVVAFLLFFGMPRDPALLMCGKTCTPDALANIHHTLGLDKSIPEQFWIFLSGLVTGRNDFEQGPCPAPCFGYSYHTNEQVWSTLMDRLPLTLSLAAGATVVFLFVGLGTGLLAAWKRGTFVDKSFTAGSMVLSSMQIYFLGPLALAILVYQTHIFEEPDYTPLTDNPAAWFTGLIIPWAVLSTIFAAQYTRMARSSMIEQLQEEHVRTARAKGMSGRYVFFRYAWRGSLIPIITILGIDLSSLLGGAIITEYTFGLPGLGRLAVESVQFSDLPLLLGVMLFSAAVILLCNIVVDACYAFIDPRVRLS from the coding sequence ATGCTGCGCTTCCTCCTCCGCCGGATCCTCGGCTCATTCGTGATCCTGGTCCTGCTGACCGTGGTCGCCTTCCTGCTCTTCTTCGGCATGCCCCGCGACCCGGCGCTGCTGATGTGCGGCAAGACCTGCACGCCCGACGCGCTGGCGAACATCCACCACACGCTCGGGCTCGACAAGTCGATCCCGGAACAGTTCTGGATCTTCCTGTCCGGACTGGTCACCGGACGCAACGACTTCGAGCAGGGCCCCTGCCCCGCCCCGTGTTTCGGGTACTCGTACCACACCAACGAGCAGGTCTGGTCGACCCTGATGGACCGACTGCCGCTCACCCTCTCGCTCGCGGCCGGCGCCACCGTCGTCTTCCTGTTCGTCGGACTCGGCACCGGACTGCTCGCCGCCTGGAAGCGCGGCACCTTCGTGGACAAGTCGTTCACCGCCGGGTCCATGGTGCTCAGTTCGATGCAGATCTACTTCCTGGGCCCGCTGGCGCTGGCGATCCTCGTCTACCAGACCCACATCTTCGAGGAGCCGGACTACACCCCGCTCACCGACAACCCCGCCGCCTGGTTCACCGGGCTGATCATCCCCTGGGCCGTGCTCTCCACGATCTTCGCCGCGCAGTACACCCGTATGGCACGCTCCTCGATGATCGAGCAGCTCCAGGAGGAACACGTCCGCACCGCCCGGGCCAAGGGCATGAGCGGCCGCTACGTCTTCTTCCGCTACGCCTGGCGTGGTTCGCTGATCCCCATCATCACCATCCTCGGCATCGACCTCAGCTCGCTGCTCGGCGGCGCGATCATCACCGAGTACACCTTCGGACTGCCCGGCCTCGGACGGCTCGCGGTGGAGTCGGTGCAGTTCAGCGATCTGCCGCTGCTGCTCGGCGTGATGCTGTTCTCGGCCGCCGTGATCCTGCTGTGCAACATCGTCGTCGACGCCTGCTACGCCTTCATCGACCCGCGCGTGCGGCTGTCCTAG
- a CDS encoding ABC transporter ATP-binding protein yields MTTLTKEAGAPVPSDAGAFLSVRDLHVSFRTEDGMVRAVDGLSFDLERGKTLGIVGESGSGKSVTNLTILGLHNPKFTTVEGEILLEGRELTTARESELEKLRGNKVAMIFQDPLTALSPYYTVGRQIAEPFMKHTGASKKAAWDRAVEMLGKVGIPNPKERAKDYPHQFSGGMRQRAMIAMALVCDPDLLIADEPTTALDVTVQAQILDLLKDLQQEFGSAIIFITHDLGVIADMADDIMVMYAGGAIERGTTNEVLRSPQHPYTWGLLNSMPRLDSDLAAPLAPIPGAPPSLLNPPSGCRFHPRCTFQDRVGGTRCTDERPLLAPDRASACHLTADQKRTIFIEEIKPSLG; encoded by the coding sequence GTGACCACTCTGACCAAGGAGGCCGGGGCACCCGTCCCGTCCGACGCGGGCGCCTTCCTCTCGGTGCGCGACCTGCACGTCAGCTTCCGCACCGAGGACGGCATGGTCCGCGCCGTCGACGGACTCTCCTTCGACCTGGAGCGCGGCAAGACCCTCGGCATCGTCGGCGAGTCCGGCTCCGGCAAGTCCGTGACCAACCTGACGATCCTCGGGCTGCACAACCCGAAGTTCACCACCGTCGAGGGCGAGATCCTCCTGGAAGGCCGGGAGTTGACCACGGCTCGCGAGTCCGAGCTGGAGAAGCTGCGCGGCAACAAGGTCGCCATGATCTTCCAGGACCCGCTCACCGCGCTGTCGCCGTACTACACGGTGGGCCGGCAGATCGCCGAGCCGTTCATGAAGCACACCGGTGCCTCGAAGAAGGCCGCCTGGGACCGTGCGGTGGAGATGCTCGGCAAGGTCGGCATCCCCAACCCCAAGGAACGCGCGAAGGACTACCCGCACCAGTTCTCCGGCGGTATGCGTCAGCGCGCGATGATCGCCATGGCCCTGGTCTGCGACCCGGACCTGCTGATCGCCGACGAGCCGACCACCGCGCTCGACGTGACGGTGCAGGCCCAGATCCTCGACCTCCTGAAGGACCTCCAGCAGGAGTTCGGCTCCGCGATCATCTTCATCACCCACGACCTCGGCGTCATCGCCGACATGGCCGACGACATCATGGTGATGTACGCGGGCGGCGCGATCGAACGCGGTACGACGAACGAGGTCCTGCGCTCGCCCCAACACCCGTACACCTGGGGCCTGCTGAACTCGATGCCGCGCCTCGACTCGGACCTCGCGGCCCCGCTGGCCCCCATCCCGGGCGCCCCGCCCTCGCTCCTCAACCCCCCGTCCGGCTGCCGCTTCCACCCGCGCTGCACCTTCCAGGACCGGGTCGGCGGCACCCGCTGCACCGACGAACGCCCCTTGCTGGCCCCGGACCGCGCCTCCGCCTGCCATCTCACGGCGGACCAGAAGCGGACCATCTTCATCGAAGAGATCAAGCCCAGCCTGGGCTAG
- a CDS encoding ABC transporter ATP-binding protein: MKEDLVLPAPREAVADSSGDPLLVVEGLTKHFPVKGGFPIRRTVGAVQAVDGIDLTVNVGESFGLVGESGCGKSTTGRLITRLLEPTAGKISYRGKDITHASRKELAPIRSEIQMIFQDPYSSLNPRQTVGKIISGPMEINDINPEGGREKRVRELLEIVGLNPEHYNRFPHEFSGGQRQRIGVARALALEPKLIVADEPVSALDVSIQAQVVNLLQKVQQELGIAFLFIAHDLAVVRHFSQRVAVMYLGKVIEVGDRESIYTRPRHPYTHALLSAVPEVNLGEETEAGGRERIRLAGDVPSPISPPSGCRFRTRCWKAQDKCATEEPPLIRISGNHEGHLTACHFPEDPTIEARDEDIVLDPALAALEEGLNDD, from the coding sequence ATGAAAGAGGACCTCGTCCTCCCGGCCCCGCGCGAGGCGGTCGCCGACTCGTCCGGCGATCCGCTCCTCGTGGTCGAGGGGCTCACCAAGCACTTCCCGGTCAAGGGCGGCTTCCCGATCCGGCGCACGGTCGGCGCGGTGCAGGCCGTCGACGGCATCGACCTGACCGTGAACGTCGGCGAGAGCTTCGGCCTGGTCGGCGAGTCCGGCTGCGGCAAGTCCACGACCGGCCGCCTGATCACCCGGCTGCTGGAGCCGACGGCGGGGAAGATCTCGTACCGCGGCAAGGACATCACCCATGCCAGCCGCAAGGAATTGGCGCCGATCCGCTCCGAGATCCAGATGATCTTCCAGGACCCGTACTCGTCGCTGAACCCGCGGCAGACGGTCGGCAAGATCATCTCGGGTCCGATGGAGATCAACGACATCAACCCGGAGGGCGGCCGCGAGAAGCGGGTCCGTGAGCTCCTGGAGATCGTCGGCCTCAACCCCGAGCACTACAACCGCTTCCCGCACGAGTTCTCCGGCGGCCAGCGCCAGCGCATCGGCGTGGCACGCGCGCTGGCCCTGGAGCCGAAGCTGATCGTCGCGGACGAGCCGGTCTCGGCGCTCGACGTGTCGATCCAGGCGCAGGTCGTGAACCTGCTCCAGAAGGTGCAGCAGGAGCTGGGCATCGCGTTCCTGTTCATCGCCCACGACCTGGCGGTGGTACGGCACTTCTCGCAGCGGGTCGCGGTCATGTACCTCGGCAAGGTGATCGAGGTCGGCGACCGCGAGTCCATCTACACCCGCCCCCGTCACCCCTACACCCACGCCCTGCTGTCCGCGGTCCCCGAGGTGAACCTCGGGGAGGAGACGGAGGCGGGCGGGCGTGAGCGGATCCGGCTGGCCGGTGACGTGCCGTCGCCGATCTCGCCGCCGTCCGGCTGCCGGTTCCGGACGCGGTGCTGGAAGGCGCAGGACAAGTGCGCGACGGAGGAACCGCCGTTGATCCGGATCTCCGGCAACCACGAGGGCCATCTGACGGCCTGCCACTTCCCGGAGGACCCGACGATCGAGGCGCGGGACGAGGACATCGTGCTGGATCCGGCGCTGGCGGCGCTGGAGGAGGGGCTGAACGACGACTAG
- a CDS encoding HesA/MoeB/ThiF family protein translates to MQLPRIKAEHTPHRFDDGTLRLGGGVYGVAAEIADPHGWVWDALTLLDGTTPPDRIERTLADSHPALGPEGARRLLAELLDTGYVEDAATPPPDGLTDRERERYSRNHTYFRYVDLRPGSDAWSSQLRLKQARVTVLGVGGAGSHAAWALAAAGVGELHLVDPDVVEESNLSRQVLYTEADLGRPKAETAARRLAAVNSAGRYTHESRRADTEAALTELVRDRDVFVLCADEPRGDLIRKMTNRVCAALGVPWVSAGYSGPLATVGVYAPEGPCFECVGAGEEAKLKPGWTPHLGTAGALAPAAGISGQLIAHEVIALLTGIGATPPGYVRGVNLIAPDQHVFVRHPARTDCPVCGP, encoded by the coding sequence GTGCAGCTGCCACGGATCAAGGCGGAGCACACCCCGCATCGCTTCGACGACGGAACCCTCCGGCTCGGCGGCGGGGTCTACGGAGTCGCGGCGGAGATCGCCGATCCGCACGGCTGGGTCTGGGACGCGCTCACCCTCCTCGACGGCACCACACCGCCGGACCGGATCGAGCGCACCCTCGCGGACAGCCACCCCGCGCTGGGCCCCGAAGGCGCCCGGCGGCTGCTCGCCGAACTGCTGGACACCGGCTATGTCGAGGACGCCGCCACCCCTCCTCCGGACGGCCTCACCGACCGCGAGCGCGAGCGGTACAGCAGGAACCACACCTACTTCCGGTACGTCGACCTGCGCCCCGGCAGCGATGCCTGGTCCTCCCAACTGCGCCTCAAGCAGGCCCGCGTGACCGTGCTGGGCGTGGGCGGCGCGGGCAGCCACGCCGCGTGGGCGCTCGCCGCCGCCGGGGTGGGCGAGCTGCACCTCGTGGACCCCGACGTGGTCGAGGAGTCCAACCTCAGCCGGCAGGTGCTCTACACCGAGGCCGACCTCGGCCGCCCCAAGGCGGAGACGGCGGCCCGCCGCCTCGCGGCCGTGAACTCGGCCGGCCGCTACACCCACGAGAGCCGTCGCGCCGACACCGAGGCCGCGCTCACCGAACTCGTGCGGGACCGGGACGTCTTCGTGCTGTGCGCGGACGAGCCCCGCGGCGACCTGATCCGGAAGATGACGAACCGGGTCTGCGCGGCCCTGGGCGTGCCGTGGGTGTCCGCCGGCTACAGCGGCCCCCTGGCCACGGTCGGGGTGTACGCACCCGAAGGCCCCTGCTTCGAGTGCGTCGGCGCCGGCGAGGAGGCCAAGCTCAAACCCGGGTGGACCCCGCACCTGGGCACCGCCGGCGCGCTCGCCCCGGCCGCCGGGATCTCCGGACAGCTCATCGCCCACGAGGTCATCGCCCTGCTCACCGGCATCGGCGCCACCCCGCCCGGCTATGTGCGCGGGGTGAACCTGATCGCGCCCGACCAGCATGTCTTCGTACGGCACCCGGCCCGGACCGACTGCCCGGTGTGCGGGCCGTGA
- a CDS encoding AfsR/SARP family transcriptional regulator, whose amino-acid sequence MLTPRLCFRVLGPLEVEIEGQPAALTGRQRALCTALLLHANHVVSVDRLIDFLWDSRPPGAGAARVRALVAEVRRVLGPLGPSLLTTRRPGYVMHARPGELDLLTFEQLVEDGSRAAANGDWDTVRHHAEQALGLWRGEPLTDLPEAAVSEAERRRLGELHLVARESAAEADLETGRHRQAVAELLRLTTAHPLRERPHALLMRALQADGRPAEALQVYADLRRRMVDELALEPSDDLRTLHRRLLAGGTAPTAPSVRRPPAARPAPAAPARSERRVPRQLPPAPRRFVGRDAELRGLDSALRAAEPLALLVGPAGVGKSALALHWAHRVADRFPDGQLFLDLRGFDDAEPMGPEEALPLLLQGLGCGPRDIPLGTEAQTALYRTLLADRRVLVVLDDAADPATVRLLRPASTGSLTLVTSRDKLSGLVTLDGAYRVACDVLDRTGALELISAVVGAEAVDADPAAAAELVELCDRLPLALCVAGSWIGGSPGGIRTYVRDLADRGRLARLHVEGEESIAVRAALDMSYGALPDAARRAFRRLGLLPGTGRSLRAAAAAAHTDEAAATDLLRLAQRVHLLHDAGRGRTAWHDLVHEYARDRTAAEDTAAERAAAVERLLDHYVQTVVNAARTAGLYVMRDHPDALDGSLPREFRTTEEAYDWFDAEWDDIAAAIGHAAEHGPARFAWALVDALQDLFHHRRPLADWMRLALLARAAAERDGDLRGQVAMHVSVGHARWRNGDLRGALTEYEQAEERARTADWTHGEAVALQGAAVTLKLLGEPLRALPRYRRALALYRTLGEVRSEEVMLINMASLNLALGRTDAAGEAAGAALALIGDTADHHRALALVNLALTRQKQARFAEAEAALRTSFLVCRDSGSTYAEAVALETLGRVRADAGQDERARSAYEDALAISLRAENRNCQVDSLVGLAALKLRAGRADEAAGHLDAAFEIAERTGHRTGHIEILVERAAVARAAGLPGVALDHLESAARLAVDGSPLTLPRVQVAAAVIRLENGDPAGALDMAEEAVALARDSGQRLIQARAALALAAAHEVRGEGEPAAAARARAAALFDAIGTPEPARAALHGPPPAGTRPRPAAPHRELPLDAESRLDLYLNEHFTEAGDGG is encoded by the coding sequence ATGCTCACCCCCCGGCTTTGCTTTCGCGTACTCGGCCCGCTGGAAGTCGAGATCGAAGGGCAGCCCGCCGCGCTCACCGGACGGCAACGCGCGCTGTGCACCGCACTCCTGCTCCACGCCAACCACGTGGTCTCCGTCGACCGCCTGATCGACTTCCTGTGGGACAGCCGCCCACCGGGAGCGGGCGCCGCGCGGGTGCGCGCCCTCGTCGCCGAGGTCCGCCGGGTCCTCGGCCCGCTCGGCCCCAGTCTGCTGACCACGCGTCGGCCCGGCTACGTCATGCACGCCCGCCCCGGCGAACTCGACCTGCTCACCTTCGAGCAGCTCGTCGAGGACGGTTCGCGCGCCGCGGCGAACGGCGACTGGGACACCGTGCGCCACCACGCCGAGCAGGCCCTCGGCCTGTGGCGGGGCGAGCCGTTGACCGACCTGCCGGAGGCGGCCGTCAGCGAGGCGGAACGGCGACGGCTCGGCGAACTGCACCTGGTGGCCCGGGAGAGCGCGGCCGAGGCGGACCTGGAGACCGGCCGGCACCGGCAGGCCGTCGCCGAACTCCTCCGCCTCACCACCGCCCACCCCCTGCGCGAACGCCCGCACGCGCTGCTGATGCGCGCCCTCCAGGCGGACGGACGGCCCGCCGAGGCACTCCAGGTGTACGCCGACCTGCGCCGCCGCATGGTCGACGAGCTCGCCCTGGAACCCTCGGACGACCTGCGCACCCTGCACCGGCGGCTGCTGGCCGGCGGCACCGCGCCCACCGCGCCGTCCGTGCGCCGACCGCCGGCCGCCCGCCCCGCGCCCGCCGCCCCGGCCCGGTCCGAGCGCCGGGTGCCACGCCAACTCCCGCCCGCGCCCCGGCGCTTCGTCGGCCGCGACGCCGAACTGCGGGGCCTGGACTCCGCTCTGCGCGCCGCCGAACCGCTCGCTCTGCTCGTCGGCCCGGCCGGCGTCGGCAAGAGCGCGCTGGCCCTGCACTGGGCCCACCGGGTCGCCGACCGTTTCCCCGACGGACAGCTCTTCCTGGACCTGCGCGGTTTCGACGACGCCGAACCCATGGGCCCCGAGGAAGCGCTGCCCCTGCTGTTGCAGGGCCTCGGCTGCGGCCCGCGGGACATCCCGCTCGGCACCGAGGCGCAGACCGCCCTGTACCGGACCCTGCTGGCGGACCGCCGGGTCCTCGTCGTCCTGGACGACGCGGCGGACCCCGCGACCGTACGGCTGCTGCGGCCCGCGTCCACCGGGTCCCTGACCCTGGTGACCAGCCGCGACAAGCTCAGCGGACTGGTCACGCTCGACGGCGCGTACCGGGTGGCGTGCGACGTCCTGGACCGCACCGGCGCCCTGGAGCTGATCAGCGCCGTGGTCGGCGCCGAGGCCGTCGACGCCGATCCGGCGGCCGCCGCCGAACTGGTCGAGCTCTGCGACCGCCTGCCGCTGGCCCTGTGCGTCGCCGGTTCATGGATCGGCGGCAGCCCCGGCGGCATCCGCACCTACGTCCGTGACCTCGCCGACCGCGGCCGGCTCGCCCGGCTGCATGTCGAGGGCGAGGAGAGCATCGCCGTACGCGCGGCACTCGACATGTCGTACGGCGCCCTCCCGGACGCCGCCCGGCGCGCCTTCCGGCGGCTGGGCCTGCTCCCCGGCACCGGTCGCTCGCTCCGCGCCGCCGCCGCGGCCGCGCACACCGACGAGGCCGCGGCGACCGACCTGCTGCGGCTGGCCCAGCGGGTGCACCTGCTGCACGACGCCGGTCGCGGCCGTACCGCCTGGCACGACCTCGTCCACGAGTACGCCCGCGACCGCACCGCCGCCGAGGACACGGCCGCCGAACGCGCCGCGGCCGTCGAACGGCTCCTCGACCACTACGTGCAGACCGTCGTCAACGCGGCCAGGACGGCGGGCCTGTACGTCATGCGGGACCACCCCGACGCCCTCGACGGCTCGCTGCCACGGGAGTTCCGCACGACGGAGGAGGCGTACGACTGGTTCGACGCCGAGTGGGACGACATCGCGGCGGCCATCGGCCATGCCGCAGAGCACGGCCCCGCCCGGTTCGCGTGGGCCCTCGTCGACGCCTTGCAGGACCTGTTCCACCACCGGCGCCCGCTCGCCGACTGGATGCGGCTGGCCCTGCTGGCCCGGGCCGCCGCCGAACGCGACGGAGACCTGCGCGGCCAGGTCGCGATGCATGTCTCGGTGGGCCACGCCCGCTGGCGCAACGGGGACCTGCGCGGTGCCCTGACCGAGTACGAACAGGCGGAGGAACGGGCGCGCACGGCCGACTGGACCCACGGCGAGGCCGTGGCGCTCCAGGGCGCGGCCGTCACCCTGAAACTGCTCGGCGAACCCCTGCGGGCCCTGCCCCGCTACCGGCGCGCCCTCGCCCTCTACCGCACCCTCGGAGAGGTCAGGAGTGAGGAGGTCATGCTGATCAACATGGCCTCGCTGAACCTGGCCCTGGGCCGGACCGACGCGGCCGGGGAGGCGGCCGGCGCCGCACTCGCCCTGATCGGCGACACCGCGGACCACCACCGGGCGTTGGCCCTGGTCAACCTCGCCCTGACCCGGCAGAAGCAGGCCCGGTTCGCCGAGGCGGAGGCCGCGCTGCGCACCTCCTTCCTCGTCTGCCGTGACTCCGGGTCCACCTACGCCGAGGCGGTCGCCCTGGAGACCCTGGGCCGGGTACGGGCCGACGCGGGCCAGGACGAACGCGCGCGGTCGGCCTACGAGGACGCCCTCGCCATCTCGCTGCGGGCGGAGAACCGCAACTGCCAGGTCGACTCCCTGGTGGGGCTGGCGGCACTGAAGCTACGGGCCGGCCGGGCGGACGAGGCGGCCGGCCATCTGGACGCCGCGTTCGAGATCGCCGAACGGACCGGGCATCGTACGGGCCACATCGAGATCCTGGTGGAACGCGCCGCCGTCGCCCGCGCGGCCGGCCTCCCGGGCGTGGCCCTGGACCATCTGGAGAGCGCCGCCCGCCTGGCCGTCGACGGCAGCCCGCTCACGCTTCCCCGGGTCCAGGTGGCCGCCGCGGTGATCCGGCTGGAGAACGGCGACCCGGCCGGCGCGCTGGACATGGCCGAGGAGGCGGTCGCGCTGGCCCGCGACTCCGGCCAGCGCCTGATCCAGGCCCGAGCGGCGCTGGCCCTGGCCGCCGCGCATGAGGTCCGGGGCGAGGGGGAGCCGGCCGCGGCGGCGCGGGCGCGGGCCGCCGCCCTGTTCGACGCGATCGGCACCCCGGAACCCGCCCGGGCCGCGTTGCACGGACCGCCCCCCGCCGGCACACGACCACGGCCCGCCGCCCCGCATCGAGAGCTGCCCCTGGACGCGGAGTCCCGGCTCGACCTGTACCTGAACGAACACTTCACCGAGGCCGGAGACGGGGGATGA